In the genome of Leptospira inadai serovar Lyme str. 10, one region contains:
- a CDS encoding cytochrome P450, producing MLSLKETNPSRPVPNLPPGTFGFPALRYLPFLSRDTIGFFRMLHAKYGNTVRFGIRKIVIYLITQPEDIKRVLQENNQNYHKGVFYKELGRILGRGLLTSEEEFWKKQRKLIQPAFHRQRIAEFVEVMANETNKMLETWKPKSSIDVSKEMMHLTFAIVGRTLFKTEVTSYANRIESALTIALEITTKRIKKLIPPPIHWPTPGNIKLKKAVQEMHSIVDELIEERKKTPSDDIISMLLEVKDEETGDRMSETQVRDEAITLLLAGHETTANALAWAFYLLTQNPDAYEKIRRESINVLGDRNPTLDDVQNLTYTRKVLDETLRLYPPAWTIERRSMGWDTLGGYDVPPGTNVSICIFNLHRNPDFWEDPDKFDPDRFDEERSKDRPKNAYIPFGGGPRVCIGNIFAITEAVLVLALVCRKFKFRLRTEKPVVLEPLVTLRPKYGIHLDLVST from the coding sequence GTGTTGTCGCTAAAAGAAACAAATCCGAGCCGTCCTGTTCCAAATCTTCCACCGGGAACCTTCGGATTCCCAGCCTTACGATATCTACCGTTTTTAAGTAGAGATACGATCGGTTTTTTCCGAATGCTTCATGCGAAGTACGGTAACACCGTCCGATTCGGAATTAGAAAAATCGTAATTTATCTTATTACTCAACCAGAAGACATTAAGCGGGTTCTCCAAGAAAATAACCAGAATTATCATAAGGGTGTCTTTTACAAAGAATTGGGAAGAATTCTAGGAAGAGGACTCTTGACTAGCGAGGAAGAGTTTTGGAAGAAACAACGAAAGTTGATTCAGCCCGCCTTTCATCGCCAAAGAATCGCCGAGTTTGTGGAAGTTATGGCAAACGAGACGAACAAGATGTTAGAGACTTGGAAACCAAAGTCGTCTATAGACGTTTCCAAAGAGATGATGCATTTAACGTTCGCGATTGTCGGAAGAACGCTTTTTAAAACCGAAGTTACAAGTTATGCAAATCGGATCGAGTCGGCTTTGACGATCGCATTAGAAATAACTACGAAGCGAATTAAGAAGTTGATTCCGCCGCCGATTCACTGGCCGACGCCAGGGAATATAAAATTGAAAAAAGCCGTTCAAGAGATGCATTCGATAGTGGACGAATTGATCGAAGAAAGAAAGAAAACTCCGTCCGACGATATCATATCCATGCTGCTCGAAGTTAAGGACGAAGAGACCGGCGATCGAATGAGCGAAACTCAGGTGAGGGACGAAGCGATTACTCTCCTCTTGGCCGGACATGAGACGACGGCAAACGCGCTTGCTTGGGCTTTTTATCTACTCACGCAAAACCCGGATGCTTATGAAAAAATCAGACGAGAGTCGATAAACGTATTAGGAGATCGTAATCCTACACTGGATGACGTTCAAAATTTAACTTATACCAGAAAGGTCTTGGATGAGACTCTTAGATTATATCCTCCTGCATGGACGATAGAACGCAGATCGATGGGATGGGATACTCTCGGCGGATACGATGTTCCTCCTGGCACGAACGTATCCATCTGTATTTTCAATTTGCATCGAAATCCCGATTTTTGGGAAGATCCCGATAAATTTGATCCGGATCGATTTGACGAAGAAAGGTCCAAGGACAGACCTAAAAACGCGTACATCCCTTTTGGCGGCGGCCCGAGAGTATGTATCGGCAATATTTTTGCGATAACGGAGGCAGTGCTTGTACTGGCTTTGGTTTGCAGAAAGTTTAAGTTTCGATTGAGAACGGAAAAACCTGTCGTTTTGGAACCTTTAGTCACATTAAGACCTAAATATGGAATTCATCTGGATCTAGTTTCCACTTGA
- a CDS encoding RNA polymerase sigma factor yields the protein MEQKEFAILIDSTKHIVLSAIKKNLYEEFYDSIDDVAQETYIRAYKSLAANKFRGDSSHSTWLYTIARNESLRMNQKRMRQANLATKLKEKVVQDSILNPRDEMEESGAELELKDLISNLPWKYKSVLALVSEGYKEQQIAQKLGIPEGTVKSRSFRGKQMLKKLFFQES from the coding sequence ATGGAACAAAAAGAATTTGCCATCTTGATCGATTCAACGAAGCACATCGTGCTTTCCGCTATTAAAAAGAACTTATACGAGGAGTTTTACGATTCGATCGACGACGTAGCGCAAGAAACTTATATTCGTGCATACAAGAGTTTGGCTGCAAACAAGTTTAGAGGAGACTCTTCTCATAGCACTTGGCTTTATACGATTGCGAGAAATGAATCCCTTCGCATGAATCAAAAGCGGATGCGCCAAGCGAATCTCGCTACCAAGCTCAAGGAAAAAGTCGTTCAAGATTCCATCTTGAATCCGAGAGATGAAATGGAGGAAAGCGGAGCCGAATTGGAACTCAAGGATTTGATTTCTAATTTACCCTGGAAATATAAATCCGTCCTGGCTCTCGTTTCGGAAGGATACAAGGAGCAGCAAATTGCGCAAAAGCTCGGTATTCCCGAGGGAACCGTAAAGTCTCGCTCCTTTCGAGGAAAACAAATGCTGAAAAAACTATTTTTCCAGGAAAGCTGA